The window aataTCATAATCCAGGTCGCTCGTTCTTAAGCAATCGTCAGTCTCCATGCTCACCGGCCGCACGCACATCTTTCTCGATCACACACAGCCAGCGAGTGCGGCCGTATACCCCGGGGCCGATGTCCTTTTCAGGTTCTCTGCTGAACATAACTTTTGCTGGCTTCTTTTCCGGCATATTCACTACATGTCCAGCCCACTataatctgccgtattttatcagcctgccgatgtctgcatttttgtacacttggtacaaatcgtgattcatgcgtctgagCCATTCAggtcagggtagaaatatttcacagtcaaagcagtgaaaaacatggatctcagtgtTAACTGCGGTCGTATTTATTGCCACTGCGGTGAGTGGGCAGCCAAAAAACCATTGCGAATACTAACCATTAAACCACACACAttagtcgctctgacaggctgcttaGTTCGTGCGATACCGCATGAATGTAAGTGGCCCGTTGAAACGCGTGGTAATTTTTTAAcctttgctgggtgaatgtatACATTTTGCTGTGGCTAATTTCATATTCGTTGGGCAGTGCGTGAGAAGTTCTGTACTTCTCGGCCTCATCgaaatgtgaggttgatttcaaagcaggaagaaaataataaaaatgaaataaaaaaacatcaccatTTACAACCCTGGTGCCATTTACCGGATACGTGCAGAATTAAATATATTAAATCTGCAGTGGAACAAACCTACAGCAAATTGATTAACTataagaatgtaaaaaaaacactGAACTGAACTCGATTACTAATTTTACCATCTATAATTTCCAGATTGATATTCATCGAGCAGGGTTTCAAAGAGCTATATCGTGGCTTAGTACCGATCCTGTGGCGCAACGGACCCTCCAACGCTATGTTCTTCATCATGCGAGAAGAAGCGGACGCTCGGCTACCAAAAAGGGTAATTATAATCATTGTACGTGCCCGCTCCTGTAAATGTAATCACGTTCGATCTCTCCACCGCAGAGTACAATGGTCACGCAACGGACGCAAGAATTTTTGTCCGGTGCCTGCATCGGTGGTTTCATCAGTTCCGTGTTCTACCCCATCAACGTGCTGAAGGTGACGATGCAGAGTCGGATAGGCGGCCCGTACGAAAGCATGTGGGTTGCCCTGCGCCAAGTCTACAACGAGCGAGACCGAAAGCTACGGAACGTCTACAAGGGCGTAAGTATGAACTGCACCAGAGCCTTCTTCAGTTGGGGGATCGTTAACAGCGCATACGAGCAGCTGAAAAAGGTAATCTACTGAATCTGCGCGAATCAGAGGAAGCATTGGGAATGTCGgcgaccgacgacgacgacaataaaaaaaatccttcgggTCATTTTCGGTTTCGAAAAGTCGATTGTGATGTAAATAGGCGTATGTATAGCAGCATGAGTTTTAGACGAGTTTTAGGAATGAAACGATAAAAAGTTATTAGTTCGATTGAAGTAGTCaaattgtagtatttctagtcTAGGGCACAATTGGAGGATCGATAGGAAAATATGGTTCTATTTTACATAGATCATAAGCAGGCCCACACTTGTATTATGTCGTACACGATACACATACAAAGGCACGTTCGAGAATGGAATACCCATTCTCGCCATATACTTTAGTAAAGTTCGCCATCTTTATCTCAAATCTCCCATTTTGTTGGAGCTTTAAATGTAGTTATTCTGATTCTCGTCTTCGTTCGTTTTTAAAAACGTTTCACTTAATTGTTCCACCCCGATGAAGATTGATGTTGCCGGTTGCATTTAAACGTGCTTAAGTCTACATTGTCATCCGAAATAATACTAATTTAGTCCATCATCCAGTAAGTTGCCCTTGGAGCAATGTTTTCTTGTGTAAATAGTATGGATCATTTGATATTGTAAATATAAATCTAGGCTACAAACAATCAATTCGAACTGTTCACAATGAACACGATAATGATGAACATGAGGCAGTTGAGCAAAGCTGGAACGTACTCGTTGGGTGCTAAAAGTATAATTTTAGAGCTACCTGAATTTCCTTGTCTAATAGGAACAAAGCGCAAACAGCTGATAATATGATGGATTTTTTCCGCAAAGTGACATACTACATCATTTTTAGTAGAGATGAAAGAAAGCCTAACCTATGTAGAGCATTACTGCACTGTGTTGATTTGCAGAAAAACCTGCTTTTTCTAGAAGCGGCACAATTTACACAATGTTGaggaggcacggcaaatgctagATAAAGTGTGCTATTGGTACTTCGCATACcttaaggaataaaatagaccccatcccgcggtccttagcctcttacccagcaactgcTTTCCCTGCCTCCTCGTGGAGCcgaccgggatacgagcaacttaGGGATGACCGGATAACCAATCCCAGTGGgaactatactgccgtgaatttcaagtcagtcccatctgtaAATGGCATCCATAATGCGAATATAATCTTCCAAATTTGTGTTGTGACGAGACGAACGCatagagaaaacagaactgcgcaataaaaatcttattcaactagatgctgatgtcatattagaaatttagaaacagtactcgtcgatagaaacccttccgcacgcgatagtatatgagcaaatcaaaccacctttcttttgccagtggagagatatcagcttccacactgatactcttccctccctcttcatccgggagtttggcagaaggatgCCTGAACTATCCAATCTAGACTTTCAAATCTAGACTTTCGCTTCTAACTCTATCATGAACAATGTAcgtctatttttggaagatgatattagcatttccatatcatcatggtcgtatgctgacagggggGAAGGTAGGTTtgctcgagcgtctgttcttcattttaggagcagctcacaacagcgtctacTTCCGACACAGCTCTCCtctatcggtacacctggagatcgccactgcagacagaatcgcgaatcgaccacgttctaaaaattggcgaaaaatcagtttttttctcAAGCCAATTTTGGCGTAcataattaaatttcaataaaatgttCGATTTTGTGGGTCTCATGCTCCAACTTCACTCCGCTAGTGGTTCTGATTAATGGACGGCAGGGATAAGGATAGGCGCATCTTAGATGAACGTGTGAAGATCGAAAAGTGGTAGTAGCACTACAAGGAACACTTAAATGGCGCACAGAATATAGGCAGTAAGAATCAGGGCAGCGGATGAGATGATTTCGTCAGTTCAACGGATAATGGAACCCAATCAGTTGAGGACGCAATCCAAGACCAATAATGCAGCTGGTAATGAtgatatcggagctgagctcaccAAGATGGGCCCGGGAAAGCTGACCACTTGCATGCACAAACTGATTGTCAGGATCTGGGAAACGgagcagctaccggaggagtgaacGGAAGGGCGCAGCGATGTCAGATtgctgcatcatcaattccgtagattcactcaaaaattttaacaataacaacgtcaaaatttatatttACTGGTCTTGTTATATCCTAAGATTTATTCTAAGAGATtcatatctcgcgcttagtttcataggggcgtaactgtattgatcgatttctcttcgtcgatgttttcttttaatTATTGTGCCGAAtagcgctagtttgtcgatgatttaatggtttggtatGATAATgaatgattgtatcttgcaccagaatcaatatcacggttgtagcttttgaaacaattgagttattaacaaaatataaaatcgattaagagaaatcgatcaatacagttacgtccctatgaaactaagcgcgagatatgcTCAGTGCCTTAAACAGTTTTCCATACTCGCCATAATGGTAGTTGCTATACATATTTTTAACAGTAACTGTTTCCTACGCTGAGACTACCATTTTCTCATTTTATCTATTGAACTctgttgaaaatttcaacatagaACCAGCTTCTCATTTTTAAGAATATTTCAAATTATTAaactgtttattgctaataGGATTGAGCATTCTTGAAtcgagatgagccagcctagggctgcaagtctcgtaaataaagatataaGAATGCTTCATGAATATCGATCCTACACGGGAACAATCCCGAGAAAAGTTGTCTTATTTTAAAGACGAAAATATTCAGATGACAATTAGTCACTACCAACCAAGCCCAACGCAATATTGCCGCGGTGCATCGACTCAACCGCTAATGAACAACAAGGACACGCAGTTCATCTGATTCATCTTTACGTCGGTCCTGCTACACTTGATATATGTTAACTTCAGAATTCCTACCTTAGGTATTAATACAATCCCTGTTGTTCCGTAACATTTATGAGAGGTCGTACATATCTCTGCATCTCTCTCAAGTAAATATTGAACTAACATTTCTTTCCCTTCCTCACCAATGGCAAAGACGTGGCCAGGACTATTCAGGGCTGTTGGACCAAGCAATGTCTTTGCCTAAGAGTTGATAATTAATCCCAAATTATTACCTATCCAAAAACGGGTGGAGCGTTTGATTTGCTCTTAACAATTGTCTTGAGTAGTACCACCTACGATATTGTGCAACTTGGGCAACTTGggcaatgctaatgctaatattcCTAtaggataagaaaattattttgagctttttagtggaatgtcttcacttgtcataagacgagttaatacaatcccattgaattccaccacttaattgtatcttgacagatacgtatttcgacctcaaatgtaaggccgtcttcagtgtctcgtacttgactcgacgagtcgagtcaagtacgagacactgaagacggccttacatttgaggtcgaaatacgtatctgtcaagatacaattaagtggtggaattcaatgggattgtattaactcgtcttatgacaagtgattcctataggaattcattcagaaataaattaattaattcctAGAGAAATCGCCTGAGCGAAAATTCCTTTTCTTCTGAAGTTTTTTCAATCCTtcaatggaatttcctccagaaaattcagGGACGAAACTCTTGGAATATCCGaatgaaatttctaaagaattttgcTAAAGCATTTTTGACATACCTACtttaatttcttcaagaattctttcggaatttcttctagTGATTTCTATGTGAAATGCTCAGAAAataattcttgggaaattcctccagatattccttcgaaagtctAAAGAAGGACTTCTaataattctttcggaatttcccttagaactttcttcagaactgcCTCCAGcatatttcttttggaaaaccttaagaaattttatatagatttcttagaattttcagaggatttcccGTAGAAACTTCTGGCGAAATTTACAAAaactttttcgaaatttttttcgaAGGTTCCATAGAAGAATGTCCAATGGAATTACTGGCtggtttttttgaaaattatttggaactcGTGGAGGAGAAAgtatttctgggggaatttttACCAAGAAGAACCCGAACCCTGAAGGGATTTTTTGAAGGCATTTACGGTTGTATGTTTTatggaatttcattaaaaaaaactagattccgtctgacacaattcctgtcaggccatggctgcatccggcagtacctccacaggtttgggcacgcggagagccccgtctgccctgactgcccaggtgttaatgaaactgcagagcacatactgttcgtatgtcctcgtttcgacgcgtcgtcgtcgaaagaagagctatgctagatGTTTGCATTCGGGACAAACCCCCGGAtaaccttatccagaggatgtgcaaAGCGGTGGAGAACTGGAACGCAGCTTCGATTgtaaccactcagattgcctgcagctcgcagagaatctggcgcgccgagcagcagtcgacaagcatgaccaatttgtgattggttagtttgaGCCAAAACAGACTGAGCGCTgggaagtgaatgagaggtttgcacatgtcgaggtaagagggtcacagcgggtggcaaccgtaGTCGCcattagagatgtcgtaaaatcccgattaatcgattagtaactaatcgattactttcgattcttgtcgattatagaatcgattaatcgttggatagaaatcgattcaaaattaatcgattatcacaacgctGAATCGGACTGCACATGCCGTGGTATTagggtcgtagcgtagaactgtAGGTAATTAtcgccacagacaaacagacgtaacactagataaattgccatcgaccatgacttcaacgatcaatttgaatttgattgattgcacgTTTCACAACTAGAAGCGCTAGCGTCGTTATTCTTCGAGTATGACATTTCACCCCAGCGCCTCCTGGTAACAATGTCATACAAAACagtgtttcgtgtaacatgctcgcaagatggtggtagaggagttgagcgatggattatttagaaaaatgttcaagctgttacgtctgtttgtctgtgttatcgctatcgacacctcgaagcatggcagaagagaGTAGAGTGAGTATCCAAGTCAGCCTCAcgtggtatgtcagaagtgagaacctaagtaaggccgatgacatactcacgcgtgtgcgtccgcgaacgcgtccaagacaaagaaattcccttttttttaccatttcatttatttattaggctcaaatgtttaattaaaaactctacggagccgaaaGCATTAGAAATAATATAACAAAttattccgaagaagtttcagAAGTATCTTGTATGCGGGATGTCTTCTTTGGTGGAGATCGCTCGCCCGATCCCACAGTTATAAAGTGTTCCCGTCGTTGAGTTGTCGACTGCGCTAGTTTCTTTTCCTCTTCTTCCTCTTTCATCTTTCTGTGGAGGTCCGTGTAGCCCATGATTCCCTTCTTCACAAACCAGATCCGATCCGTTTTGTTTTTGAAGAACATTGTTTCCGCTAACTTCTCGCGTTCTACCATCGAATCCGGTATCTCGAATGTTTCCGTTCGATCAGTTGAGTCGGCATCCAGTTCGACTACATCTTCCTCTGCCACTTCAATGATGATATTTTTCCTTGCTTCTGCTGGTGTTTTTCCGCTTGCTGCTTCGAAGCCGATAACAACCCCGGAGTACGATTTTCGTTGTCTTTCTGGTCCATTTTCcttcatttttatttccttCTTTCCCACTGTTTGTTCCTTTTGCTGATTCACTTTATTCCTCTGTGGACACGCATCCTTTCGATGACCTTCAGCTCGACACAGAAAGCATTTGTTCCGCAAATCCTGGTAGAACACCATTCCTTTCCATTTCGACACTTCGAGTGAAGGAGGAATTTCTTTCTTCACATCGATATACACACCTCTCACACCGGTGTACAAATGATCCAGTCCAATGTTTGGCGGAAATTTTTCCCGAACCATCCGATCAACTTCTCCATACTCCGTAAGTCGCTGTTTTAAATCGTTATCCGGTAATTCTGGTGGCAAATCAAACACTCTGATATATTGTACATTGGTACCGGCAACCGTCATGTTGACTTCCACAGACATTCCACTGGCATAGCTGAATTTTCGCGGTTCCGTATTCTTCCTTAACGAGTCTTGCATCGCGTCCATCGAGACAAACTTCACAAACAGCGATCGATCCAGTGCTGTTTTGTATACCGTCTCC of the Armigeres subalbatus isolate Guangzhou_Male unplaced genomic scaffold, GZ_Asu_2 Contig1826, whole genome shotgun sequence genome contains:
- the LOC134203373 gene encoding mitochondrial nicotinamide adenine dinucleotide transporter SLC25A51-like, translating into MHNHQEKKEKQTVPNHQSMNESVRGAPFGKAQPDTPTDSNRRLIFIEQGFKELYRGLVPILWRNGPSNAMFFIMREEADARLPKRSTMVTQRTQEFLSGACIGGFISSVFYPINVLKVTMQSRIGGPYESMWVALRQVYNERDRKLRNVYKGVSMNCTRAFFSWGIVNSAYEQLKKVIY